A stretch of the Oncorhynchus mykiss isolate Arlee chromosome 23, USDA_OmykA_1.1, whole genome shotgun sequence genome encodes the following:
- the LOC110502771 gene encoding chromobox protein homolog 2-like: protein MEGVTVGQVFDAECILNKRPRKGKFEYLVKWRGWSSKHNSWEPEENILDPRLMAAFHKREQERELLFGKRGKRPRGRPRKILEPEPTETKSDQSSSASSSGLSSSPSASSSEDEDHGKKAKPGPRRLNLHPVLQTRPHIVVANQEPVRKKRGRKPLLPELRALRQANTRLPLPPPPLSRHHQVLRPPREPPKEEPRGGVKKPLQPASFTYTSLSASRSSRDETAPQRAAGGAFFQAGASKPGLLNSIWSGRSMSTITPSSPSSSSSLSRPPPPHSKGLSDLKHSLSVSDAGNSSGRAEGLKVASSVKPGVSTSTSLVLHSSKTSSGFGGSPAACSPAQRSPAGQRRQQEGPGSQAVVVVQQQGAKPSSSPPPSARDRISQALSLRALNLQSVNKRAPGNGLQGYGTSGTTGVAVSRSSLRSGACQAGKGAGGIIKEMHTSSGLDQSLASGGLGAGMLRSGSIPQAGEERGERGKTTGAETEREMDSKRPRGVGSGNGRLERGGSVQGGVSSAGGGGSSAAREEDRRSEQSLNERNSRSVENSRTLNELSTGDSEDTSSSESEEPDSSPYPNNNGPRLVSMETEIETDWRPALSLLEHVFVTDVTANFVTVTVKESPTSVGFFNIRNP from the exons GCACAACAGTTGGGAGCCCGAAGAGAATATTCTGGACCCCAGATTAATGGCTGCCTTCCACAAGAG agagcaagagagggagctACTGTTCGGTAAGAGAGGGAAGAGGCCAAGGGGGCGCCCACGGAAAATTCTG GAACCAGAGCCAACTGAAACCAAATCCGACCAGTCCTCCTCAGCCTCTTCATCcggcctgtcctcctctccctccgccTCTTCCTCAGAAGATGAAGACCACGGGAAGAAGGCCAAACCAGGTCCTCGGCGCCTCAACCTCCACCCTGTCCTCCAGACGAGGCCCCATATCGTGGTGGCCAATCAGGAGCCTGTCCGGAAAAAGCGCGGGAGGAAACCGCTGCTCCCCGAGCTGAGGGCTTTGAGACAGGCAAATACCCGGctgcccctgcctccccctcctctttctcgcCACCACCAGGTCCTCAGGCCCCCCCGTGAGCCCCCCAAAGAGGAACCTCGAGGGGGGGTGAAGAAGCCTCTACAGCCGGCCAGTTTCACCTACACCAGCCTGAGCGCCAGCCGGAGCTCCAGAGATGAGACGGCACCCCAGCGGGCTGCTGGAGGGGCCTTCTTCCAGGCAGGGGCCTCCAAACCTGGGCTACTGAACTCCATATGGTCGGGTCGCTCCATGTCGAccatcaccccctcctctccatcctcctcttcttctctcagcAGACCTCCCCCACCTCACAGTAAGGGATTGTCAGATCTGAagcactccctctctgtctccgaCGCCGGCAACAGCAGTGGCCGAGCAGAAGGGCTTAAGGTGGCGTCCTCTGTAAAACCAGGGGTGTCTACATCAACATCACTTGTTCTCCACAGCTCCAAGACCTCCAGTGGGTTCGGTGGCTCTCCGGCGGCTTGTAGCCCAGCTCAACGCTCCCCAGCTGGGCAGAGGAGGCAGCAGGAGGGCCCTGGAAGTCAGGCGGTGGTGGTGGTTCAGCAGCAGGGAGCcaagccctcctcctctccacctccctcggCTAGAGATCGTATCAGTCAGGCCCTCAGCCTCCGAGCTCTCAACCTGCAGAGCGTCAACAAACGGGCGCCCGGCAATGGTCTCCAGGGATACGGAACCTCTGGCACCACTGGAGTTGCAGTTTCAAGGTCGAGCCTGAGAAGTGGTGCCTGCCAGGCAGGAAAAGGAGCAGGAGGAATCATTAAAGAGATGCACACATCGTCTGGGCTAGACCAGAGCCTGGCGTCTGGAGGGTTAGGGGCAGGGATGCTGCGCTCTGGAAGCATTCCACAAgccggagaggagaggggggagagagggaagaccaCAGGggcagagactgagagagagatggacagcaagAGGCCAAGGGGTGTAGGGAGTGGTAATGGAagactggagagaggggggagtgtacagggagGTGTGTCGTCGGCCGGGGGAGGTGGATCAAGCGCGgcgagagaggaggacaggaggtcaGAACAGAGCCTTAACGAGCGGAACTCCCGGAGCGTCGAGAACTCTCGGACCCTTAACGAGCTCAGCACAGGTGACTCAGAAGACACCAGCAGCAGTGAATCAGAAGAGCCCGACTCCTCCCCTTATCCCAACAACAACGGGCCCCGCCTGGTCTCTATGGAGACAGAAATTGAGACGGACTGGCGGCCGGCACTTAGCCTTCTAGAACACGTGTTTGTCACGGACGTCACCGCCAACTTTGTCACAGTAACAGTGAAGGAGTCTCCAACCAGTGTGGGGTTCTTCAACATCCGCAATCCCTAA